A DNA window from Carnobacterium funditum DSM 5970 contains the following coding sequences:
- a CDS encoding glycoside hydrolase family 13 protein translates to MKKKWWNHSVVYQVYPRSFQDSNDDGVGDVQGMIQRLDYLADLGIDVIWLSPIYQSPNDDNGYDISDYQIISSEFGTMSDVEELIEKASNHGIKILMDLVVNHTSDEHAWFKDALKSKDNVYRDFYIWREPKEDGSPPNELLSVFGGSAWELDLNSNQYYLHLYSKKQPDLNWENPKVRKEIYKMMNFWLEKGIGGFRMDVIDTIGKIPDELITTNGPKLHDYIKEMNLNTFGQYDVLTVGETWGATPEIAKLYSDPERNELSMVFQFEHIGLDQHPGKPKWDTKELDFVELKSVFSKWQMELGNKGWNSLFWNNHDIPRIVSNWGDDSKEYRVVSAKMFATFLHLLKGTPYIFQGEEIGLINTPVTNIEELDDIESKQLYDERIKAGYSVSDILSSINKKGRDNSRRPMQWNNEKNAGFTKGNPWLALNPNYSTINVIKDQENENSVYNYYKKLIRLRKENDLVVYGEYKELLPEDKQLYVYERSYCGETWLIVINFYKKGTVYQDLLDRSGSILISNYSDSSSNLSELKLRPFESIVFKMKVIK, encoded by the coding sequence ATGAAGAAAAAATGGTGGAACCATTCTGTTGTTTATCAAGTCTATCCTAGGAGTTTTCAAGATAGTAATGATGATGGCGTTGGCGATGTACAAGGAATGATACAACGATTAGATTACTTAGCAGATTTAGGAATAGACGTCATTTGGTTGAGCCCAATTTATCAATCTCCTAATGATGATAATGGATATGATATTAGCGATTACCAAATCATTTCTTCTGAATTTGGTACGATGTCGGATGTAGAAGAGTTGATAGAAAAAGCTAGTAATCATGGAATTAAAATTTTGATGGATCTAGTTGTGAATCATACTTCTGATGAACACGCTTGGTTTAAAGATGCATTAAAAAGCAAAGATAATGTTTATCGCGATTTCTATATTTGGCGTGAACCAAAAGAAGATGGAAGTCCTCCCAACGAACTTTTATCTGTGTTTGGTGGTTCTGCTTGGGAATTAGATCTTAATTCAAACCAATATTACTTACATTTGTATAGCAAAAAACAGCCTGATTTAAATTGGGAGAATCCCAAAGTACGCAAAGAAATATATAAAATGATGAATTTTTGGTTAGAAAAAGGAATCGGTGGATTTCGTATGGATGTAATCGACACAATTGGCAAAATTCCCGATGAACTCATTACTACAAATGGTCCTAAATTGCATGATTACATCAAAGAGATGAATTTAAATACGTTTGGACAATATGATGTACTGACGGTGGGGGAAACGTGGGGAGCAACACCAGAAATTGCTAAACTTTATTCTGATCCTGAAAGAAACGAATTGTCTATGGTATTTCAATTTGAACACATCGGATTAGACCAACATCCTGGGAAACCAAAATGGGATACAAAAGAACTTGATTTTGTTGAATTGAAATCCGTCTTTTCTAAATGGCAAATGGAATTGGGAAATAAAGGATGGAATAGTCTGTTTTGGAACAATCACGATATACCAAGAATTGTTTCTAACTGGGGTGATGATTCAAAAGAATACCGTGTTGTCTCAGCGAAGATGTTTGCGACTTTCTTGCACCTTCTGAAAGGAACGCCATACATTTTTCAAGGAGAAGAGATTGGACTTATCAATACACCCGTTACTAATATAGAAGAACTAGACGATATTGAAAGCAAACAATTGTATGATGAAAGAATAAAAGCAGGTTATTCTGTTTCTGATATTCTATCTTCTATTAATAAAAAAGGACGCGATAATTCAAGACGTCCTATGCAATGGAACAATGAAAAAAATGCAGGCTTTACCAAAGGAAACCCTTGGTTGGCATTGAATCCGAATTATTCCACTATAAATGTAATAAAAGATCAAGAAAATGAAAACAGTGTTTATAACTATTACAAAAAATTAATTCGCTTACGTAAAGAAAATGATTTAGTTGTTTATGGAGAATATAAAGAGTTATTACCTGAAGACAAGCAACTTTATGTATATGAACGTAGTTATTGCGGAGAAACTTGGTTAATTGTAATAAACTTTTATAAAAAAGGAACAGTCTATCAAGATTTACTCGATAGATCTGGGTCAATTTTAATAAGCAATTATTCAGATAGTTCAAGCAATTTGTCCGAACTAAAGCTTCGTCCATTTGAATCAATTGTCTTTAAAATGAAAGTGATTAAATAA
- a CDS encoding OsmC family protein, giving the protein MKTHKSLFHAEMVNESGVDGLAYVKNEGLKVTVSSPTSKALGTNPEELLGLSLSTCLNATIQSLLKARGKDNKSRVEVQIDFMRESSGIGFYFDVVALAQVDGLGFEEAKELVKEAEQRCPVSKLLMGSQTVVVKTIEG; this is encoded by the coding sequence ATGAAAACTCACAAAAGTTTATTTCATGCTGAAATGGTTAATGAAAGTGGTGTTGATGGATTAGCTTATGTGAAAAATGAGGGATTGAAGGTAACCGTATCAAGTCCAACTTCGAAAGCACTAGGAACAAATCCTGAAGAATTGTTAGGCCTTTCTTTAAGCACGTGTTTGAATGCTACAATTCAATCCTTATTAAAGGCCAGAGGCAAAGATAACAAGAGTAGGGTTGAGGTTCAAATAGATTTTATGCGGGAATCATCAGGGATTGGTTTTTACTTTGATGTCGTTGCTTTAGCGCAAGTAGATGGATTAGGGTTCGAAGAAGCGAAAGAGCTTGTAAAAGAGGCTGAACAGCGTTGCCCGGTGTCTAAATTATTAATGGGAAGTCAAACAGTCGTCGTTAAAACAATTGAAGGTTAA
- a CDS encoding YajQ family cyclic di-GMP-binding protein → MAKDASFDIVSETNLEEVKNAIQMVKKEIDTRFDFKGSISEVKLEKNQLVIVSESEFKLEQVKDILTNKLVKREISSKNLHFEKIEKAFGGNVRQTADLINGIDKDNAKKITQLIKQAEIKVKTQIQDDQIRVTGKNRDDLQKVIALLREANLPIALQFSNYR, encoded by the coding sequence ATGGCAAAAGATGCTAGTTTTGATATTGTTTCAGAAACTAATTTAGAAGAAGTAAAAAATGCAATTCAAATGGTAAAAAAAGAAATCGATACTCGCTTTGATTTCAAAGGAAGCATCAGTGAAGTTAAATTAGAAAAAAATCAATTAGTGATTGTTTCAGAAAGCGAGTTTAAATTGGAACAAGTAAAAGACATATTGACTAACAAGCTTGTCAAACGAGAAATTTCTTCAAAAAATCTACATTTCGAAAAAATTGAAAAAGCTTTTGGAGGAAATGTAAGACAAACGGCTGATTTGATTAATGGAATTGATAAAGACAATGCAAAAAAAATTACACAACTTATCAAACAAGCTGAAATAAAAGTGAAAACGCAAATTCAAGATGACCAAATCAGAGTAACTGGTAAAAATAGAGATGATTTACAAAAAGTAATCGCTCTTTTACGTGAAGCTAACTTACCAATTGCATTACAATTTTCTAATTACCGTTAA